The genomic interval TGGTGGCGACCCTGACCGCGTTGTTCGGCTGCGATCTCATCATCACGGCCTGTTTCGGTCTGCTGGTGCCCCTGCTGCCACTGTTCGGTGAATCGGGCATGAACTTCCTGTCGCTGGGTTTCTTCGTCTGGTCAGTGGCGGTGGCGGGTTTCATCATGTCCCGCGCGCTGGCGGTGCCGGTTGTCGCCGGTTCAGTCATCGCCATGGGTATGATGGTGTTCAGCGTCGCCATGAGCCAGATCGCCACCCAGGGAGCCGCGTGAGCAGACACATCCATTTTCTTGGCATCGGCGGCACCCTGATGGGCAGCCTCGCCCTGCTCGCGCGGGAGATGGGCATGCGGGTGTCGGGATCGGACAAGGCCATCTACCCGCCGATGAGCGACCAGCTTGCCGCAGCCGACATCGAAGTGTTCGAAGGATTCGATCCCGCCCAGCTCGATCCCGCACCGGATCTGGTAGTGATCGGCAATGCGGGTCTGCCCCGCGGTCACCCGGCGGTGGAACATGTGCTCGAGAGCACGATCCCCTATACCTCCGGTGCTGAATTCCTCGGGCGCGAGATTCTTACCGGCCGCTGGGTGCTTGCGGTCTCCGGCACCCACGGCAAAACCACCACCGCCAGCATGCTTGCCTGGATTCTCGATCAGGCGGGTCTCGAACCCGGGTATCTGATCGGCGGAGTGCCGAAGAATTTCCCCGTATCTGCCCGGCTCGGCGCTCGGCCCTTCTTTGTCGTGGAGGCAGACGAATACGACACCTCCTATTTCGATCGCCGTTCAAAATTCGTCCACTATCGTCCGCGTACCCTGATCATCAACAACCTCGAATACGATCATGCGGACATCTTTCCCGATCTCGACGCCATCCAGCGCCAGTTCCACCAGCTCATCCGCACCGTACCGGGTAAGGGCCTGATCATCGCACCGAGCAATGACGAACACGTCACCGAGACCCTGGCCCGGGGATGCTGGACGCCAGTAAGCCGCTTCGGGGCAGCGACCACCCGCCAGCCGCTGCCTGCAGATATCGGCGAGCGCTGGGACGCAGCGCTGCTGAAACGGGATGGCAGCGCCTTCAATGTACTGCTCAACGACACACCTCTGGGTCTTCTGGAATGGAATCAGGTGGGCGAACACAACATGCACAACGCCCTGGCAGCCATAGCGGCTGCCCGACACGCCGGTGTGCCACCCGCGCAGGCGATCGCCGCACTGTCCCGCTTCGAAGGTGTGAAGCGCCGGCTGGACCTGATCGCCCGGGTCGGTGAGGTCAGCGTCTACGACGACTTTGCGCACCATCCCACCGCCATCCGCACCACACTGCAGGGCCTGCGCCGGAAAGTCGGTAACGAGGAGATCGTGGCGGTCGTGGAGCCGCGCTCCCACACCATGTCGCTGGGCACCCTGCAGGCCGACCTCACCACCTGCTGCGCACCGGCCGATTTCGTGCACTGGTTTCGCGGCGATAACATCAAGTGGGATCTCGGCGAGGTCGTGCAGAACTGTGTCATTCCCGCCGAGCAGCACGACGACCTCGATCGGCTCATCGACACACTGGCGAACCTGCCGACACGCAAGCGTCACATCGTGATCATGAGTAATGGCAGCTTTGGCGACATCTACCGCAAGCTCCCGGCGCGGATGCAGACGGCACTTGCAGCGGCAGCAGAGGGCTGATGGAGCTGCTCGCGGAGAACCTCACCGCAGTGCAGACCCATCTGCAGGAACTCGGCTGGCTGGCCCGGGGAGAGCGCCTCGTCAATCTCACACCCGCTGGTCCGGGAAACATGAATCGGGTGCTGCGGGCACGCAGCGAATCCCGCTCATTCATTCTCAAACAGGCAGTTCCCTATGTTGCCCGCTATCCGCAGATCGCGGCACCGATCGAGCGTCTGGACGTGGAGGCCGCCTTCTACGAAGCCATCGCCCCGGAAACGAAACTGAGCCGCCACACACCGGGCATCTGTGGCTACGATCGAAAGACACATCTGCTGTGTCTCGAAGACCTGGGCGAACTGGGCGACTACACGAGTCTTTATCCCTCTCAGGAGCAGCCTCCTCGGTCCCCTCCCCAGTCATCTGCCGCCGCCAGCCGCTCCCCAGCCACACAAGTCCCACTCCCGGAACTCGGTACATGGCTCGGCGCGCTGCATGCGCTGCCTTTGGACGACACGCTCAGGTGCCGGTTCACCAATCGGGCGATGCGCGAACTCAATCACGCCCACATTTTCGAGATCCCCCTTCAGGCCGACAACGGCGTCGTGCCACTGGAAGGTACCGCTGAACTCGCCCGCGCTTTTGCCTCGGATCGTCGACTGAAAGAGCGCGCCGCCCACCTCGGCACCCTCTATCTGCAGGCCCCGGGGAACAGCGGACGCACGGTGCTGCTGCACGGCGATTTCTACCCGGGCAGCTGGCTGCGGGGCAGCAGCCCGGATGAGGTATTCATCATCGACCCGGAATTCGCCTTCATCGGCCCGGCGGAATTCGACCTCGGGGTGTGGCTCGCCCATCTGCGCCTGCTCGGCAGCGATGCCGCTGCCGAGACCGCCGCCCTCACCGCCTACCCGTACCGCGACCGGGTAGAGGAAGACCTCATTCGACGTTTCGCTGGTATGGAGGTCATCCGCCGGCTGCTCGGTGTTGCCCGGCTGCCGCTCCAGGCGGACGCTGAGCGGTATCGCCAGTGGCTCACCATGGCTCGAGAGGAGGTCTGTGCATGACGGCTCTGATCATCGATACCGATGTGGCACTGGGGGTGCATCACGAGGGTCGGCCGCGGGACATCGATGACGGTTTCGCCATCGTCGAGGCGATCAATTCTCCCGAGATCGATCTGCAGGCGGTCACAACCGTGTTCGGCAATGCGCCCCAGATCGACGTCTATCGCGTAGCCGTGGAGATTGTCAGTCTGAAACAGGCAGACATTCCGGTCAGTCCGGGCGCCGCCGAGCCGCTGCCCGCAGACGGCGCTCTGCCGGTGGCCAATGAGGCCGTGGAGCAGATGGTCGCCGTGTTGCGCAGGCAGTCCTGCCACATCGCCGCCATCGGTCCGCTGACCAATCTCGGCCTGCTCGTGCACCACCATCCGGAGATCCTCGACCGCGTGCTCAGCGTGGTGATCGTCGCCGGCCGCAGCCGGGACAACGAGTTCTTCATCGGCAAGGCCGGGCCTGTGCGGGATTTCAATTTCGAAAACGACGTCCGTGCCACGCGCCTGCTCCTCGAATCCGGCGTGCCCGTGGTTCTGGCCGGCTTCGAACTGACCAGCCAGGTCGTCGTCACCGAAGCCGACCTCGCCACTATCGCCGCCGCCCGCTCACCGGCCGCCGACTACTTTCACCGCAACTCGCTCGCCTGGTGCCGTCACTGGACCGGACAGTTCCCCGTAGACGCTGGATTTCACCCCTGGGACTCGGCCGCGATCTCCTGGCTCAAACATCCCCACTATTTCATCGCCGAACAGCGTGGCTGGCAGATACGACCGGTGGGAAAGAAGCACTGGCTCGAATGTGATTCAGACCTTCCGGGCGCCAGGATCACCTATCTCAGCGGTTTCGCCCCGGATGGCGCGACTGCCTTCGTTCAGGACGTGGTCGATCATGTTTTCTGATTTTCGGATGTCTCTTGCAAGGAGCCTGTATGGGTATGCTCGATAACAAACGCATCATCGTCACCGGAGCCGGTTCCGGCATCGGCCGGGCAACCAGCCTCCTGGCGGCGAGCGAAGGTGCGAAGATCGTCGCCGTGGATCTCACCGAGGCGGTACACGAAACCGCAGCCCAGATCGAAGCGGCCGGTGGCCAGGCTGTGGCTGTACAGGCGGATGCCAGTGACGAATCCGCAGTACAGGCATTCATAGCCACCTGTCAGAAAACCTGGGGCGGTGTCGATGGCATCTACGCCAATGCCGGAGTCTCCGGAGGCAGGAAGACGCTCACCGAGCTCACCGTCGCCGACTGGGAGAAAACCCTTCGGGTGAACACGATCGGCGTGTTTCTCGCGGTCAAGCACGCGGTCCCCGCGCTCACCGCCAGTGGCGGTGGCGCACTGCTGTGTACCGCATCCGTCGCCGGCCTGCGCGCCAACGCCGGCGGCGTCGACTACAGCGCCAGCAAGGCCGGTGTGATCAGCATCGTGCAGACCGTCGCCTATCAGCTCTACGGCACCGGGCTGCGCATCAACGCGATCTGCCCGGGACTGATCGAAACCGGAATGACGAAGCCGGTATTCGAAATGGCAGCAGAGAGAGGCAGTCTCAGCCGTATCGGTCAGATCAATCCGACCGCGCGCGCCGGTCAACCGGTGGAGATCGCCCAGATGGCCTGTTTCCTCCTGAGCGACCGGGCTTCTTACGTGAACGGTCAGGCGATTCCGGTGGATGGAGGCCTGTCTGCCTCCCATCCCTGGTCTTTCCCGAGGCAGCGGACATGAGAGCCGCATTCACGCTGTCGGTACTGCTCCTCGCAGCCTGCGGCGATGGCGGCCCGGCAGCAGGGTCGGGGGGTGAAAGTGCTTCGATGCAGAACAGGGCGCAGGCCGAAACACCGACCCGGTCGGGAGTCGCGAGCGCAGCCGCATCCACCGATGAGGCCGCGGATCCGGCTGAACCTGTCGAGTATGCGCCCGGCGAACAGCTCCTCGCCGGAGCTCCCCCTGGCTGGAAAGAGGCCTTTGCCAGTGAGGCACCCGGACTGCGCATGGCGGAGTTCATACCCGAAGACGAAAGCATCGAAAGCTGGACCCGCAAAATCACCTTCGAATCATCGGCCGGTGCACCGCTGCCCGATCCGATCGAGTTCGTGAAAGGCATCAGTAAGGATCAGGAGGGAACCTGCGAAGGTTTCGAATCCTTTTCGACCTTTTCAGGCTTCGAAAACGGCTACCCCACCTCCGTGCATCTGCTTGTCTGTCATCACAGCAGGATCATTGATCGCTCCCAGGTCACTATGCTGAAAGCCATTCAGGGCAACGAGCGGTTTTTTGTGATCACCCGCGCACTGCGTGGCCCGCCGATGGAAGAAGGCACCCGGGTCATCTCGGCAGACGACATCGCAGCCTGGTCGCTCTACCTGCGCTCTATCACCCTGTGTGATCCGGGTAGAGCCGGGCATCCCTGTGAAAAATCGACCGCTGCAGAACCGGTCTAGAAAGCTTCGTCGGCGAGTCCCATGACACTGGCAGACGCGGACATCACGCTGGCTTCGAGGCCCAGGGTGCGCGGCAGCAGTCGCGCAAAATAGAACTCTGCACAGGCCCGTTTGGCCGTACCGAATTCGTCCTGTCCGGCAACAGTCGCCATGCGTGCTGAAAACCAGGCATAGAGCGTGTATCCCAGCAGATCGAGGTAATCGGTGGAGACCGCTCCCGGCAGTTCCGGATCCGCATTCGCCTGGCGCACGATGTGTGCCGTTGCCTGACGCACACGCTCGAAGGCCCGGGACATCGGCTGACGGTAGGCTTCCGCGAGCGTCTCCGGATCAAATCCTTCGAGGAGCTCTTCCAGAGTTGCCGCGTTATCCCGCAGCACCTTGCGCCCGATCAGATCGAGCGCCTGCACGCCGTTGGTACCTTCGTAAATCTGGGCGATCCGACTGTCTCTGACAATCTGCTCAACACCCCATTCCTGCACGTAACCGTGTCCGCCAAACACCTGCTGGGCCAGCACCGCACAGTCGAATCCACGATCGGTTAGAAACGCTTTGGCAATCGGAGTCAGCAGTTCGGCAAAACGGCCCGCCTGTTCGTCACCGGCATATTTCGCAAGATCGAGCTGCAGCCCGACAAACATGGCAAAAGCCCGACCCGCTTCGGTGAGCGCACGCGCGCTGAGCAGCATCCGGCGCACGTCCGGGTGCACGAGCAGAGAGTCCGCTGCACCATCCGGATTTTTCGGACCCGTCGGTGAGCGGCCCTGCAGCCTTTCCCGGGCATAGCGGGCACCCTGCTGGTAAGCGAGCTCCCCGGCACCCAGCCCCTGCAGGCCGACCGACAGGCGCTCATAGTTCATCATGGTGAACATGCAGGCCAGACCCTGATTCTCTTCACCGATCAGATAGCCCACCGCACCGTCATAGTTCATGACCGAAGTCGCGCTGGCGCGGATGCCCATCTTGTGTTCGATGGAACCGCTGCCGAACTGATTGCGCGCGCCGAGGTTGCCGTCCGCATCGGTCAGAAACTTCGGCACGATGAACAGTGAAATTCCCCGGGTGCCCTCGGGCGCATCAGGTAACTTGGCAAGCACCAGGTGCACGATGTTCTCCACCAGATCATGCTCACCGGCAGTGATGAAAATCTTGGCGCCGGTGATCCGATAACTGCCATCGGCATGCGGCTCCGCCCGGGTGCGCATGATGCCGAGATCGGTGCCCGCGTGCGGCTCTGTCAGAGCCATGGCCCCCGTCCAGCGGCCGCTGTAGAGCCTGGGGAGATAGAGGGATTTCTGAGCTTCGCTGCCATGGGTGTCGATACAGATCGAAGTTCCCACCGTCAACGTGCCGTAGAGATAAAGGCTGGCATTCGCCGCCCAGAACATTTCTTCGAGCAGGCAACCGAGCAGCTTGGGCATGCCCTGTCCTTCGTATTCCGGGTTGCCGGACAGGCCGAGCCAGCCTCCGCCAGCGAGTGCATCGAAGGCAGCCTTGAAGCCAGCCGGTGTGCGCACTTCACCTGCCTCCCAGGTACATCCTTGCTGATCACCGCTCTGGTTGAGTGGCGCCAGTACTTCTGCCGCGAGTCGACCGCCTTCACTGACGACCGCCCGGGCAAGATCCTCACCGAAGTCCGCAAGGGCCGGAATTTTCGCCCAGGTTTTCTGAACCTCGAAGACCTGAAAGAGCAGAAATTCGAGATCCCGCTCCGGTGCCTGATACTCCAGCATGTGTCCCCCGTTTGCGCGGCGCTGCCGCTTATCAGTCTTTTCTGTCGGCTTACGCCGACAGCGCCGCGGCCATTTACCTTTTCTGTCGGCTTACGCCGACAGCGCCGCGGCCATTTACCTTTTCTGTCGGCTTACGCCGACAGCGCCGCGGCGCTTGGCCCCATGAGAGTGTCGGGGCCGGCGTCGATGGCGGCCTTGTGGGCGCGGGTGCGCGGCAGCAGGCGGGCGTAGTAGAACTTCGCTGTTGCGAGCTTGCCCTGGAGATAATCTTCATCCGTGCTGCCGGCGGCAAGTGCGGCGCGGGCGGTCAGTGCAATTCGGCCCCAGCAATAGGCGAGTGCGGCATAGCCGCTGTAGAACAGAAAATCCACTGCGCCTGCACCCACTTCCTGCAGATCCTTCCCAGCCCGAGTACCCAGATCCATCGCCAGTGTGCCCCATTCTCCTGCGATTTTTTCCAGAGATTCGCCCAGAGCGGCGAGTTCCGGATCCGCCTTGAGCGCCGCCGCCGTCCCGCCGATCTCACCGAGCAGCACGATAAGCCCGGGCCCCCGGGTCTGCAGGACTTTGCGGCCGAGCAGATCAAGTCCCTGAATGGCGGTGGTTCCTTCGTAGATCATCGTGATACGGGTATCCCGCACAAACTGTTCCATGCCGGTTTCCCGGATGAAGCCGTGGCCGCCGAACACCTGCATGCCGTGGTTGACCGATTCGAAGCCGAGTTCGGTAAGCGTGCCCTTGACAATGGGTGTCAGGAAATCCAGCAGCGCCTGTGCATCTTCGGCCGCCTTGCCTTCGAGTCTGTCAGCCCGGTCAGCCGCCTGCCCGGCGAAATAAACGAGCGCACGCCCGCCTTCCACCACCGCTTTCTGAGTGAGCAGCAGCCGCCGCACGTCCGGAT from Pseudomonadales bacterium carries:
- a CDS encoding SDR family NAD(P)-dependent oxidoreductase; translated protein: MLDNKRIIVTGAGSGIGRATSLLAASEGAKIVAVDLTEAVHETAAQIEAAGGQAVAVQADASDESAVQAFIATCQKTWGGVDGIYANAGVSGGRKTLTELTVADWEKTLRVNTIGVFLAVKHAVPALTASGGGALLCTASVAGLRANAGGVDYSASKAGVISIVQTVAYQLYGTGLRINAICPGLIETGMTKPVFEMAAERGSLSRIGQINPTARAGQPVEIAQMACFLLSDRASYVNGQAIPVDGGLSASHPWSFPRQRT
- the mpl gene encoding UDP-N-acetylmuramate:L-alanyl-gamma-D-glutamyl-meso-diaminopimelate ligase — its product is MSRHIHFLGIGGTLMGSLALLAREMGMRVSGSDKAIYPPMSDQLAAADIEVFEGFDPAQLDPAPDLVVIGNAGLPRGHPAVEHVLESTIPYTSGAEFLGREILTGRWVLAVSGTHGKTTTASMLAWILDQAGLEPGYLIGGVPKNFPVSARLGARPFFVVEADEYDTSYFDRRSKFVHYRPRTLIINNLEYDHADIFPDLDAIQRQFHQLIRTVPGKGLIIAPSNDEHVTETLARGCWTPVSRFGAATTRQPLPADIGERWDAALLKRDGSAFNVLLNDTPLGLLEWNQVGEHNMHNALAAIAAARHAGVPPAQAIAALSRFEGVKRRLDLIARVGEVSVYDDFAHHPTAIRTTLQGLRRKVGNEEIVAVVEPRSHTMSLGTLQADLTTCCAPADFVHWFRGDNIKWDLGEVVQNCVIPAEQHDDLDRLIDTLANLPTRKRHIVIMSNGSFGDIYRKLPARMQTALAAAAEG
- a CDS encoding nucleoside hydrolase, translating into MTALIIDTDVALGVHHEGRPRDIDDGFAIVEAINSPEIDLQAVTTVFGNAPQIDVYRVAVEIVSLKQADIPVSPGAAEPLPADGALPVANEAVEQMVAVLRRQSCHIAAIGPLTNLGLLVHHHPEILDRVLSVVIVAGRSRDNEFFIGKAGPVRDFNFENDVRATRLLLESGVPVVLAGFELTSQVVVTEADLATIAAARSPAADYFHRNSLAWCRHWTGQFPVDAGFHPWDSAAISWLKHPHYFIAEQRGWQIRPVGKKHWLECDSDLPGARITYLSGFAPDGATAFVQDVVDHVF
- a CDS encoding acyl-CoA dehydrogenase C-terminal domain-containing protein; protein product: MLEYQAPERDLEFLLFQVFEVQKTWAKIPALADFGEDLARAVVSEGGRLAAEVLAPLNQSGDQQGCTWEAGEVRTPAGFKAAFDALAGGGWLGLSGNPEYEGQGMPKLLGCLLEEMFWAANASLYLYGTLTVGTSICIDTHGSEAQKSLYLPRLYSGRWTGAMALTEPHAGTDLGIMRTRAEPHADGSYRITGAKIFITAGEHDLVENIVHLVLAKLPDAPEGTRGISLFIVPKFLTDADGNLGARNQFGSGSIEHKMGIRASATSVMNYDGAVGYLIGEENQGLACMFTMMNYERLSVGLQGLGAGELAYQQGARYARERLQGRSPTGPKNPDGAADSLLVHPDVRRMLLSARALTEAGRAFAMFVGLQLDLAKYAGDEQAGRFAELLTPIAKAFLTDRGFDCAVLAQQVFGGHGYVQEWGVEQIVRDSRIAQIYEGTNGVQALDLIGRKVLRDNAATLEELLEGFDPETLAEAYRQPMSRAFERVRQATAHIVRQANADPELPGAVSTDYLDLLGYTLYAWFSARMATVAGQDEFGTAKRACAEFYFARLLPRTLGLEASVMSASASVMGLADEAF
- a CDS encoding phosphotransferase yields the protein MELLAENLTAVQTHLQELGWLARGERLVNLTPAGPGNMNRVLRARSESRSFILKQAVPYVARYPQIAAPIERLDVEAAFYEAIAPETKLSRHTPGICGYDRKTHLLCLEDLGELGDYTSLYPSQEQPPRSPPQSSAAASRSPATQVPLPELGTWLGALHALPLDDTLRCRFTNRAMRELNHAHIFEIPLQADNGVVPLEGTAELARAFASDRRLKERAAHLGTLYLQAPGNSGRTVLLHGDFYPGSWLRGSSPDEVFIIDPEFAFIGPAEFDLGVWLAHLRLLGSDAAAETAALTAYPYRDRVEEDLIRRFAGMEVIRRLLGVARLPLQADAERYRQWLTMAREEVCA